One genomic window of Synergistes jonesii includes the following:
- a CDS encoding LamB/YcsF family protein, with product MYKVDLNSDIGESFGAYKMGDDAAILEAVTSANVACGFHAGDPLVMQKTLTACARRGVAAGAHPGYPDLVGFGRRNMKCTPDEEYADCLYQIGALKAFCRANGLVLQHVKPHGAMYNQGAKDAALAKAIAQAVKDSGEGVILMGLANSEFEKAAAELGVPFAAEAFADRGYLPDGSLVPRSQPGALIRDVKAAAARVVRMVVEGTVEAIDGSVIKFRPHSICMHGDTPEAVEMAKAVRAALERAGVKVTNLKEVVWG from the coding sequence ATGTATAAGGTAGATCTGAACAGCGACATCGGAGAGAGCTTCGGCGCCTATAAGATGGGCGACGACGCGGCGATATTGGAGGCTGTGACCTCGGCTAACGTGGCCTGCGGCTTTCACGCCGGAGACCCGCTCGTGATGCAAAAGACGCTGACAGCCTGCGCCCGGAGGGGAGTCGCGGCCGGAGCCCATCCGGGCTATCCGGACCTCGTCGGCTTCGGGCGCAGGAATATGAAATGCACGCCGGACGAAGAGTACGCGGACTGCCTGTACCAGATAGGCGCGCTCAAAGCCTTCTGCCGCGCGAACGGCCTCGTCCTTCAGCACGTGAAGCCGCACGGCGCGATGTACAACCAGGGCGCGAAGGACGCCGCGCTCGCGAAGGCGATCGCGCAGGCCGTGAAGGATTCGGGAGAGGGGGTAATCCTCATGGGGCTTGCGAACTCGGAATTTGAAAAGGCCGCCGCGGAGCTCGGCGTGCCATTTGCCGCCGAAGCCTTCGCCGACCGCGGCTACCTGCCGGACGGCTCGCTCGTGCCGCGTTCTCAGCCCGGCGCGCTCATCCGCGACGTGAAGGCCGCGGCCGCGCGGGTCGTGCGCATGGTCGTCGAGGGAACGGTCGAAGCCATCGACGGTTCGGTGATAAAATTCCGCCCGCACTCCATATGCATGCACGGCGACACGCCGGAAGCGGTGGAAATGGCGAAAGCCGTGCGCGCGGCGCTCGAGCGCGCGGGAGTCAAGGTGACAAATCTGAAGGAGGTAGTATGGGGATGA
- the argC gene encoding N-acetyl-gamma-glutamyl-phosphate reductase: protein MNEKIPVTIWGATGYAGAELLRIIARHPRFEAVGAVSRSKAGTAVGAAHPHLRHVYNGMDFISPDDAVSLSPAVAFLALPHRASAQIAARLLEAGQKVVDLSADFRLKSAEEYKKWYGVEHPAPQYLAEAAYGLPELHRAEIAQARLVSGVGCNAAATITALLPVARAGAIEEARVECRVGSSESGAVADEGSAHSVRSRALRVVTPFVHRHAAEVTQELSLPLSSFTLGVTAVELVRGIQCLAHVTLKERLREADLWKLYRSAWNDEPFVSFTPAKPTHFRIPDPRFVLGSNRVLTGFMLAEDGRRMIAASAIDNLMKGAAGSAVQCANLMTGLPEICGLDMMPLYPA, encoded by the coding sequence ATGAACGAAAAGATTCCGGTAACGATATGGGGCGCGACTGGCTATGCCGGCGCCGAGCTGCTTCGCATCATCGCGCGCCATCCGCGCTTCGAGGCCGTGGGCGCCGTGTCGCGCTCGAAGGCCGGCACGGCGGTCGGCGCGGCGCATCCGCATCTGCGCCACGTCTACAACGGGATGGATTTTATTTCGCCGGACGACGCGGTTTCTCTCTCTCCGGCCGTCGCCTTCCTCGCGCTGCCGCACCGCGCGTCGGCGCAGATCGCGGCGCGGCTGCTCGAAGCCGGCCAGAAGGTCGTCGATTTATCGGCGGACTTCCGCCTGAAGAGCGCCGAGGAATACAAAAAATGGTACGGCGTAGAGCATCCCGCACCGCAGTATCTCGCGGAGGCGGCCTACGGGCTGCCCGAACTGCACAGGGCCGAAATAGCGCAGGCGCGCCTCGTCTCCGGCGTCGGTTGCAACGCCGCGGCTACGATAACGGCACTGCTCCCGGTAGCCCGCGCCGGGGCGATAGAGGAGGCGCGCGTCGAGTGCCGCGTGGGCTCTTCGGAGAGCGGCGCCGTAGCCGACGAAGGCTCGGCCCATTCCGTGCGCAGCCGCGCGCTGCGCGTCGTGACGCCGTTCGTACACCGCCACGCGGCCGAGGTGACGCAGGAGCTTTCGCTGCCGCTCTCGTCGTTCACGCTCGGCGTCACCGCCGTCGAGCTCGTGCGCGGCATCCAGTGCCTCGCGCACGTGACGCTGAAGGAGCGGCTGCGCGAAGCAGACCTCTGGAAGCTTTACAGGAGCGCCTGGAACGACGAGCCCTTCGTCTCATTCACTCCGGCGAAGCCGACGCACTTCCGCATACCCGACCCACGCTTCGTGCTCGGCAGCAACCGCGTCCTGACGGGCTTTATGCTCGCCGAAGACGGGCGCCGCATGATCGCCGCCTCGGCTATAGACAATTTGATGAAGGGCGCGGCCGGCTCCGCCGTGCAGTGCGCGAATCTGATGACGGGGCTGCCCGAGATCTGCGGGCTCGATATGATGCCCCTTTACCCGGCATAG
- a CDS encoding 5-oxoprolinase subunit C family protein, translating into MMELVVKKPGMLTSVQDLGRWGYQSSGVPVAGAMDLPALRLGNAMLGNPQEAAALEVTLIGPELEVIGCGAAVFTGADLGFSVNERTVGSWRAVVLTKGDVVSFSGSKGEGCRGYLCLAGGVEAPVVMGSRSTYMRAKIGGIEGRALKAGDVINSGEPAPLWRRLDGFRLPEEAIPAYTAGEPLAIMTGLQEEAFTDKGKQVLFESEYIVTAQSDRMGCRLEGPKVEHTERGADIVSDAIPLGAVQIPGHGMPIIMLADRQTTGGYTKIGVLTPLSIASLVQKVPGTKVRFRAASVEEGALEQRRIAAAVNRAGELRLSYVSCGPGAARPLSGSFRLTLEGKTYDISCEEILKE; encoded by the coding sequence ATGATGGAACTGGTCGTGAAAAAGCCCGGCATGCTGACCTCGGTGCAGGACCTTGGACGCTGGGGATATCAGTCCAGCGGCGTGCCCGTGGCCGGCGCTATGGACCTCCCCGCGCTCAGGCTCGGCAACGCGATGCTCGGCAACCCGCAGGAGGCGGCCGCGCTCGAAGTTACGCTCATCGGGCCGGAGTTGGAGGTCATAGGCTGCGGCGCGGCGGTCTTCACCGGCGCCGACCTCGGCTTTTCCGTGAATGAGCGCACCGTCGGCTCATGGCGGGCGGTCGTGCTGACGAAGGGCGACGTGGTATCCTTTTCCGGCTCGAAGGGAGAGGGCTGCCGCGGCTATCTCTGCCTCGCGGGAGGCGTGGAGGCGCCTGTCGTTATGGGCAGCCGCTCGACCTACATGCGCGCGAAAATCGGAGGCATCGAAGGGCGCGCGCTCAAGGCCGGGGACGTGATAAATAGCGGCGAGCCGGCACCACTGTGGCGGCGCCTAGACGGTTTCCGCCTGCCGGAGGAAGCGATCCCGGCCTATACCGCCGGCGAGCCGCTTGCGATAATGACCGGCCTGCAGGAGGAAGCTTTTACCGATAAAGGTAAGCAGGTACTCTTCGAATCGGAATATATCGTGACGGCGCAGTCCGACCGCATGGGCTGCCGCCTCGAGGGGCCGAAGGTCGAGCACACGGAAAGGGGGGCGGACATCGTATCTGACGCGATACCGCTCGGCGCCGTGCAGATACCGGGGCACGGCATGCCGATAATCATGCTCGCAGACCGCCAGACCACCGGAGGCTACACTAAGATCGGCGTCCTTACTCCGCTCTCGATAGCGTCTCTCGTTCAGAAGGTACCGGGGACTAAGGTGCGCTTCCGCGCGGCATCCGTCGAAGAGGGCGCCCTTGAGCAGAGGAGGATAGCCGCGGCCGTGAATAGGGCGGGCGAGCTTCGCCTGTCGTACGTCTCCTGCGGCCCGGGCGCGGCGCGCCCTCTTTCCGGCAGTTTCAGGCTCACGCTGGAGGGAAAGACGTACGATATAAGCTGTGAAGAAATATTAAAGGAGTGA
- a CDS encoding M20/M25/M40 family metallo-hydrolase: protein MRLPESVGLLVDMVAVPSPTREEADAARMLADRLPRFGWETSHLDGVGSVIATRGGGDKELVLLSHIDTVPGGPEFHVDEERIVGRGAVDAKSPCCALAVGGGAVEIPHDWRLTFVGAVGEEIDSRGARFRMPLHEPAALVVGEPTGSQSVALSYRGRILFSFFAEDGGAHRSGSPGPMTAAVLASASMEQITKNMGKGYSIAVMEMEGREAGKRYATITMDLRTPIGAEQRELEMVLGETAAAFGVGLKIIEYVPPHEVHKSDPVIRAFRSAIREVSGEPPRILAKQGTCDFNVLSVWGCPMGAYGPGDSKYDHSLDEQIPIKEFLRGVDVVKAALPKIMEAV, encoded by the coding sequence ATGAGGCTTCCCGAATCGGTGGGGCTTCTGGTCGACATGGTCGCCGTGCCCAGCCCGACGCGCGAAGAGGCCGACGCCGCGAGGATGCTCGCCGACCGCCTGCCGCGCTTCGGCTGGGAGACGTCGCATCTGGACGGCGTCGGTTCCGTGATCGCGACGCGCGGCGGCGGCGACAAGGAGCTCGTGCTTCTGAGCCACATCGACACAGTGCCCGGCGGGCCGGAGTTCCACGTCGACGAGGAAAGGATCGTCGGACGCGGAGCGGTCGACGCGAAGAGCCCCTGCTGCGCCCTCGCCGTCGGAGGCGGGGCTGTGGAAATACCGCACGACTGGCGCCTCACCTTCGTCGGCGCGGTCGGCGAGGAGATAGATTCGCGCGGCGCGCGCTTCCGCATGCCGCTGCACGAGCCGGCGGCGCTCGTAGTGGGCGAGCCGACGGGCTCTCAGAGCGTCGCGCTGTCGTACCGGGGCAGGATACTATTCTCCTTCTTCGCGGAGGACGGCGGCGCGCACCGCTCCGGAAGCCCGGGGCCCATGACGGCCGCGGTGCTCGCCTCCGCGTCGATGGAGCAGATAACGAAGAACATGGGCAAGGGCTATTCGATAGCGGTGATGGAGATGGAGGGGCGCGAGGCCGGAAAGCGCTACGCGACGATAACGATGGACCTCCGCACCCCGATAGGCGCGGAACAGCGGGAACTCGAAATGGTGCTCGGCGAAACGGCCGCGGCCTTCGGCGTCGGGCTCAAAATAATCGAGTATGTGCCGCCGCACGAGGTACATAAATCGGACCCGGTGATACGCGCGTTCCGCTCCGCGATCCGCGAAGTCTCCGGCGAACCTCCGCGCATCCTCGCTAAGCAGGGCACCTGCGACTTCAACGTCCTCTCCGTGTGGGGCTGCCCGATGGGCGCCTACGGCCCGGGGGATTCGAAATACGACCACAGCCTCGACGAGCAGATTCCCATAAAAGAATTTTTGCGCGGCGTCGACGTAGTCAAGGCGGCGCTGCCAAAAATCATGGAGGCCGTATAG
- a CDS encoding amino acid kinase family protein has protein sequence MIGVVKIGGAAGNAVGPLADEIARRTRGGERWIVVHGASGAMDALCAERGIDVRMVTSPSGYKSRFVGERERAVFRDAALSYGASIAEELSARGAKPELFDPEREGHAEAERKDFLRECANGRTRILRGNYSGTVTKTEARPFAAALDKGLVPVVPPLALDAELGISLNVDGDRLAARIAAAVNAEALVILSNVAGLLKSAGDESTLIKSGRLADWDILEHYAQGGMKRKLVACREALDLSVPKVYIADGRVKEPIANAFGGNSTCFAR, from the coding sequence ATGATCGGAGTTGTCAAGATAGGCGGCGCCGCGGGGAACGCGGTAGGGCCGCTGGCGGATGAGATAGCGCGCAGGACGCGCGGCGGCGAGCGCTGGATCGTCGTACACGGAGCGAGCGGTGCGATGGACGCGCTCTGTGCGGAACGCGGGATAGATGTCCGCATGGTGACGAGCCCATCCGGCTACAAGAGCCGCTTCGTCGGCGAACGTGAGCGCGCCGTTTTTCGCGACGCGGCGCTCTCTTACGGCGCGAGCATCGCGGAGGAGCTTTCGGCGCGCGGTGCGAAGCCGGAGCTCTTCGACCCCGAGAGGGAGGGTCACGCCGAAGCGGAGCGCAAGGATTTTCTGCGCGAATGCGCGAACGGGAGGACGCGCATCCTGCGCGGCAACTACAGCGGCACCGTGACGAAAACGGAGGCACGCCCCTTCGCCGCGGCGCTGGATAAGGGGCTTGTGCCGGTGGTCCCGCCCCTCGCGCTCGACGCCGAGCTCGGAATATCGCTGAACGTCGACGGCGACAGGCTCGCCGCCCGGATCGCGGCGGCCGTGAACGCCGAAGCGCTGGTGATTCTCTCGAACGTCGCCGGGCTGCTGAAAAGCGCCGGCGACGAGTCGACCCTTATCAAAAGCGGCCGCCTCGCCGACTGGGACATCCTCGAGCATTACGCGCAGGGCGGCATGAAACGCAAGCTCGTCGCCTGTCGCGAGGCGCTCGATCTCTCGGTGCCGAAGGTCTACATCGCGGACGGGCGCGTCAAGGAGCCGATCGCGAACGCATTCGGGGGGAATTCGACATGCTTCGCGCGCTGA
- a CDS encoding MerR family transcriptional regulator: protein MKISEVSEKYGLSADTLRYYERIGLLPRVPRNSAGVRDYGEKECSWVEFVRYMRGAGLSVEALTRYIRLAQEGEDTAEERRDILIGQREMLKGKIAVLQEALDKLNYKIDVFYGKMRECEKNLQERA, encoded by the coding sequence ATGAAAATTAGTGAGGTCAGCGAAAAATACGGGCTCTCCGCCGACACGCTGAGATATTACGAGAGGATAGGACTTCTTCCCCGCGTGCCGCGTAATTCTGCCGGCGTGCGCGATTACGGCGAGAAAGAGTGTTCATGGGTCGAGTTCGTCAGGTACATGAGGGGCGCCGGGCTCTCCGTTGAAGCGCTGACGAGATACATCCGCCTTGCGCAGGAGGGAGAGGATACCGCCGAAGAAAGAAGAGATATTCTGATAGGGCAGCGTGAAATGCTTAAGGGAAAGATCGCCGTTCTGCAGGAAGCGCTCGATAAGCTCAATTACAAAATAGACGTTTTTTACGGAAAAATGCGCGAATGCGAAAAAAATCTGCAAGAGAGGGCATAG
- a CDS encoding aspartate aminotransferase family protein, giving the protein MLRALSSLYGGRGVSLVRGEGAYVWDGNGRRYIDFFNGHGAALFGHGAPALVDALCRAAHGIWSSGAGCESPAREEAARLLAEEIGGGRVFFCNSGTEAIEAALKLAAALKGGRREIIACRRAFHGRSCGSLGLTFNPKYRAPFAALIPAVKHYAPEEIPAKISEETLAVFVEPVQGEGGVYPIPPEVGRAISEACRANGAFLVADEVQSGLGRCGAFFASQGAGLSPDVVCVAKGLAGGMAVGAAIWREELGDFPPHSHGSTYGGNELAMNVALAALKYIKEKNLCAHAAKMGELICSEISKRDIPGVAAVRGRGLLIGAETKGASQEIVRALQWRGLLSSAAGPRVVRFLPSFAVTEETAFAAVDIFEKTMKEMGGGAR; this is encoded by the coding sequence ATGCTTCGCGCGCTGAGCTCGCTCTACGGCGGGCGCGGCGTCTCGCTCGTGCGCGGCGAAGGCGCATACGTCTGGGACGGAAACGGACGCCGCTACATCGACTTCTTCAACGGGCACGGTGCAGCGCTCTTCGGACACGGCGCCCCTGCGCTCGTCGACGCTCTCTGCCGCGCCGCTCACGGGATATGGAGCTCCGGCGCCGGCTGCGAATCTCCGGCGCGCGAAGAGGCGGCCAGGCTTCTGGCGGAGGAAATCGGCGGAGGGCGGGTCTTCTTCTGCAACAGCGGCACGGAGGCCATAGAGGCGGCGCTCAAGCTCGCCGCCGCGCTAAAGGGTGGACGCCGCGAGATAATCGCCTGCCGCCGCGCGTTCCACGGGCGCAGCTGCGGTTCGCTCGGCCTCACCTTCAACCCGAAATACCGCGCGCCGTTTGCCGCGCTTATACCGGCCGTCAAACACTATGCTCCGGAGGAGATCCCCGCAAAAATCTCCGAAGAGACCCTCGCCGTCTTCGTCGAGCCGGTGCAGGGCGAAGGCGGCGTCTATCCTATCCCGCCAGAAGTAGGGCGCGCGATAAGCGAAGCGTGCCGCGCCAACGGGGCTTTTCTCGTCGCCGACGAAGTTCAGAGCGGCCTCGGGCGCTGCGGCGCCTTCTTCGCGTCGCAGGGTGCGGGGCTTTCGCCGGACGTCGTCTGCGTCGCGAAGGGGCTCGCCGGAGGAATGGCCGTAGGAGCCGCGATATGGCGCGAAGAGCTCGGCGACTTCCCCCCTCATTCGCACGGCTCGACCTACGGCGGCAACGAACTGGCGATGAACGTCGCGCTCGCGGCGTTGAAATACATAAAGGAAAAAAATCTCTGCGCCCACGCCGCTAAGATGGGCGAGCTGATCTGTTCTGAGATTTCAAAGAGAGACATCCCCGGCGTCGCGGCCGTGCGCGGCAGGGGGCTGCTGATAGGCGCCGAGACTAAAGGCGCGTCGCAGGAGATAGTCAGGGCGCTGCAGTGGCGCGGCCTGCTTTCCTCGGCCGCCGGGCCGCGCGTCGTGCGCTTCCTACCCTCCTTCGCGGTGACGGAGGAGACGGCGTTCGCCGCCGTCGATATATTCGAAAAGACGATGAAAGAAATGGGAGGCGGCGCCAGATGA
- the lysX gene encoding lysine biosynthesis protein LysX: MPALRILFTRLRAEEKLLKEAADRRGIPCELRNVSDALFGSERFCSEGDVVLARCVSHNQNEGVTRMLEMQGVTLVNPSRVAEVCGNKLTTSVVLAEAGVPQPKFSVAFSQEGALAAAEAMGYPVVCKPVSGSWGRLLAKINDRECAEAVFEHKSMLGAIHNTFYIQEFVDKGSFDARAFVVGGEPICAIARASEHWITNTARGASASNLPLDGEMTSLLRSVHAAIGGGFLAADLFRSQGRWLVNEVNDGGEFRNSIEPTGVDIPGAVVETAWSLREK; encoded by the coding sequence GTGCCGGCGCTGAGAATCCTTTTCACGCGCCTGCGCGCGGAAGAGAAGCTGCTCAAGGAGGCGGCCGACCGCAGAGGCATACCCTGCGAGCTGCGCAACGTGAGCGACGCGCTCTTCGGGAGCGAACGCTTCTGCTCCGAGGGGGACGTCGTGCTCGCGCGCTGCGTTTCGCACAACCAGAACGAAGGCGTCACAAGGATGCTGGAGATGCAGGGCGTCACGCTCGTAAATCCTTCGCGCGTGGCGGAGGTGTGCGGCAACAAGCTCACGACTTCCGTCGTGCTGGCGGAGGCGGGCGTCCCGCAGCCGAAATTTTCTGTAGCCTTTTCGCAGGAGGGGGCTCTCGCCGCGGCCGAAGCGATGGGCTACCCGGTCGTCTGCAAGCCGGTCTCCGGCAGCTGGGGGAGGCTGCTCGCCAAAATCAACGACCGCGAATGCGCCGAGGCGGTATTCGAGCATAAATCCATGCTCGGGGCGATACACAACACCTTTTACATCCAGGAATTCGTCGACAAGGGGAGCTTCGACGCGCGCGCTTTCGTCGTCGGAGGCGAACCGATATGCGCCATCGCGCGCGCGAGCGAACATTGGATCACTAACACCGCGCGCGGCGCGTCGGCCTCCAACCTTCCGCTCGACGGCGAGATGACTTCCCTGCTGCGCTCGGTGCACGCCGCCATAGGCGGAGGCTTCCTCGCGGCGGATCTTTTCAGATCGCAGGGGCGCTGGCTCGTGAACGAGGTCAACGACGGCGGGGAGTTCCGCAACTCGATAGAGCCGACGGGGGTCGACATACCCGGCGCGGTGGTCGAGACGGCTTGGAGCTTGAGGGAAAAGTGA
- a CDS encoding aminotransferase-like domain-containing protein: protein MAEPFSFKYQLSTMAKERLDPSEIGVMIKLSIVNNAISLTAGEPSADIYPIEELKKAFSTIFEDTSLLAYAKEDFGLLNLREWITDRMKADGLAPEWVEPKNILLTNGAGEAIDLVAETLIDPGCTVLVEAPTFTETLLTFRKQGANCVGVPSDDDGIIPEEFEKIVKERGARFLYTIPNFQNPSGRTSPVERRVKILEIAAHYDIPVFEDDPYHYLSYDGEAPATYLSLAKDDKRVLHSNSFSKLVAPGVRCGWLVVPDAIIPHLNALRISAGLTRPAIVQQGLFNYLSATDFKARVAFLRDVYRVRRNGMTEAIKKYLRPLGIKTNYPRGGFFLWGEASSVGIDDIPAFARFAVEKKKVGIIPGSAFYTRDEAKNGRDAFRISFAKVDPQTADEGIRRLAEAFREYKK from the coding sequence GTGGCAGAACCCTTTTCATTTAAATATCAGCTGAGCACGATGGCGAAGGAGCGCCTCGACCCGTCGGAGATAGGCGTGATGATAAAGCTGAGCATCGTAAACAACGCGATATCTCTCACGGCCGGAGAGCCGTCGGCCGACATCTATCCGATCGAAGAGCTGAAGAAGGCGTTTTCGACGATATTCGAAGACACGTCGCTGCTCGCCTATGCGAAGGAGGATTTCGGCCTGCTGAATCTGCGCGAATGGATAACAGACCGCATGAAGGCGGACGGCCTGGCGCCGGAGTGGGTGGAGCCGAAAAATATCCTTCTGACGAACGGCGCCGGCGAGGCGATCGACCTCGTAGCCGAGACGCTGATCGACCCGGGCTGCACGGTCCTCGTCGAAGCGCCGACCTTCACGGAGACTCTGTTGACGTTCCGCAAGCAGGGCGCGAACTGCGTCGGCGTCCCCTCGGACGACGACGGCATCATCCCCGAGGAATTCGAAAAGATAGTGAAGGAGCGCGGCGCGCGCTTCCTCTACACGATTCCGAACTTCCAGAACCCGAGCGGCAGGACGTCGCCAGTCGAGCGCCGCGTAAAGATTTTGGAGATCGCCGCGCACTACGACATTCCGGTGTTCGAGGACGACCCCTATCACTATCTGAGCTACGACGGAGAAGCGCCGGCGACATATCTGAGCCTCGCGAAGGATGACAAACGCGTGCTGCACAGCAACAGCTTTTCAAAGCTCGTAGCCCCCGGCGTGCGCTGCGGCTGGCTCGTCGTCCCCGACGCTATAATACCGCACCTCAACGCCTTGCGCATCAGCGCGGGGCTGACGCGCCCCGCGATAGTGCAGCAGGGGCTCTTCAATTACCTGAGCGCGACGGACTTCAAAGCGCGCGTCGCCTTCCTGCGCGACGTCTACAGGGTCCGCAGAAACGGCATGACGGAGGCGATCAAAAAATATCTCCGGCCGCTCGGAATCAAGACGAATTATCCGCGGGGGGGCTTCTTCCTCTGGGGGGAGGCGAGCAGCGTCGGCATCGACGACATACCGGCCTTCGCGCGCTTCGCGGTCGAAAAGAAGAAGGTCGGCATCATCCCGGGAAGCGCGTTCTATACGAGGGATGAAGCGAAGAACGGGCGCGACGCGTTCAGGATATCCTTCGCGAAGGTCGACCCGCAGACCGCCGACGAGGGCATCAGGCGGCTTGCCGAAGCGTTCCGCGAATACAAAAAATAA
- the lysW gene encoding lysine biosynthesis protein LysW gives MNVKCVVCEADVSLPENCCEGELVVCQDCGTELEVVSLEPPAVEEAPQVQEDWGE, from the coding sequence ATGAACGTGAAATGCGTAGTATGCGAGGCGGATGTGTCCCTTCCGGAAAATTGCTGCGAGGGCGAATTGGTCGTCTGCCAGGACTGCGGCACCGAGCTCGAAGTCGTATCGCTGGAGCCGCCGGCGGTCGAAGAGGCGCCGCAGGTGCAGGAAGACTGGGGAGAGTAG
- a CDS encoding flavodoxin — protein sequence MKIKVLISLLAIASALCASEAFAAAGGTLVVFYSRSGNTRAAAKIVQESLGGDIFELKTVRPYPADYRETTEVARKEQKENARPALQTKQAPKLSRYDSVILASPCWWGTFPMAFMTFFEANDLAGKKVAVLMTHGGSGLGRSEEDLAKYCPKAKLLKGLAIYGGDVNNAEEDIEEWLRDIGVK from the coding sequence ATGAAAATTAAAGTTCTGATCTCCCTGCTCGCCATCGCGTCGGCGCTCTGCGCCTCCGAGGCTTTCGCCGCGGCCGGAGGCACGCTCGTCGTCTTCTACTCGCGCAGCGGAAACACGCGCGCGGCGGCGAAGATCGTCCAGGAAAGCCTCGGCGGCGACATCTTCGAATTAAAGACCGTGCGGCCCTATCCTGCCGATTATCGCGAGACGACGGAGGTCGCCAGAAAAGAGCAGAAGGAAAACGCGCGCCCCGCCCTTCAGACGAAGCAGGCGCCGAAGCTGAGCCGGTACGACAGCGTGATACTCGCGTCGCCCTGCTGGTGGGGGACCTTCCCGATGGCTTTCATGACATTCTTCGAAGCCAACGACTTGGCGGGGAAGAAGGTGGCGGTGCTGATGACGCACGGCGGCAGCGGCCTAGGCCGCAGTGAGGAGGACCTCGCCAAATACTGCCCGAAAGCCAAGCTCCTCAAGGGGCTCGCGATCTACGGCGGCGACGTGAATAACGCCGAAGAAGATATCGAAGAGTGGTTGCGCGATATAGGAGTAAAATGA
- a CDS encoding putative hydro-lyase, with amino-acid sequence MTLPFDVTPFYSTQPKEMRRLIRENEWTYPTSGLCHCNVQANMIVLPKEWAYDFLVFAQRNPKPCPILDVTEPGDWEARLIAPGSDVRTDIPKYRVWVDGELTDEPADVKKYWREDLVAFLLGCSFSFEGALLEAGIPIRHIDMNRNVPMYITNIQNRPAGRLSGPMVVSMRPIKYEQIPKAVLATGRFPAVHGAPVQIGEPAAIGIKDVDKPDFGEPVEIREGEAPVFWACGVTPQAVLMKSKPPFAITHAPGHMFIGDPKDVDYAVF; translated from the coding sequence ATGACGCTGCCATTTGACGTAACGCCTTTTTATTCAACACAACCGAAAGAGATGCGCAGATTGATCCGCGAAAACGAATGGACTTACCCGACGTCGGGGCTCTGTCACTGCAACGTGCAGGCCAACATGATAGTCCTGCCGAAGGAATGGGCTTACGACTTCCTCGTCTTCGCGCAGCGCAACCCTAAGCCGTGCCCGATACTCGACGTCACCGAGCCGGGCGACTGGGAAGCCAGGCTCATCGCGCCCGGCTCGGACGTGCGCACAGACATCCCCAAGTACCGCGTATGGGTGGACGGCGAACTCACGGACGAGCCGGCCGACGTAAAAAAATATTGGAGAGAGGATCTCGTCGCCTTTCTGCTCGGCTGCTCCTTCAGCTTCGAGGGCGCGCTGCTCGAAGCCGGCATACCGATACGCCACATCGACATGAACCGCAACGTCCCGATGTACATAACCAACATCCAGAACAGGCCGGCCGGACGCTTGAGCGGGCCGATGGTCGTCAGCATGAGGCCGATCAAATACGAGCAGATTCCCAAGGCCGTGCTGGCGACGGGAAGATTCCCCGCCGTCCACGGCGCGCCGGTGCAGATCGGAGAGCCGGCGGCGATAGGCATCAAAGACGTGGACAAGCCGGACTTCGGCGAGCCGGTGGAGATTCGCGAAGGAGAGGCGCCGGTCTTCTGGGCCTGCGGGGTGACGCCGCAGGCGGTGCTCATGAAGAGCAAGCCGCCCTTCGCTATCACGCACGCACCCGGACACATGTTCATCGGCGACCCGAAGGACGTGGACTACGCGGTCTTTTAA